One part of the Thermococcus litoralis DSM 5473 genome encodes these proteins:
- a CDS encoding M20 metallopeptidase family protein, translating to MNPLEEALKIKDQIIAWRRDFHMHPELGYEEERTSKIVEEHLREWGYRIKRVGTGIIADIGKGEKTVALRADMDALPVQEENDVPYKSRIPGKMHACGHDAHTAMLLGAAKIIAEHENELPNKVRLLFQPAEEGGNGALKMIEGGALEGVNAIFGIHVWMELPSGVVGIREGPFMAGVGRFEVEIEGKGGHGASPHETIDPIPIAAQVILAFQTIISRNLNPLESGVVSVGSIKAGEAFNVIPERVYMSGTYRFFTSETKSLIEKRIEEILKGTTLANNASYGLKIEEVGPPTINDPEMVSLARKVAQNLGLKVEEVPKTMGAEDFAFYLQKVPGAFIALGIKNEEKGIIYPHHHPRFNVDEDVLHLGTALEVGLVFERI from the coding sequence ATGAATCCTCTCGAAGAAGCCCTCAAAATTAAAGATCAGATAATTGCCTGGCGTAGGGATTTTCACATGCATCCCGAGCTCGGCTACGAGGAAGAAAGAACCTCAAAAATTGTTGAGGAACACTTGAGAGAGTGGGGATACAGAATCAAGCGCGTGGGAACTGGAATAATAGCGGATATTGGCAAAGGAGAAAAAACTGTGGCTTTAAGGGCTGATATGGACGCTTTACCAGTCCAGGAGGAGAACGATGTCCCTTACAAGTCCAGAATTCCGGGAAAAATGCACGCTTGTGGACATGACGCTCACACTGCAATGCTCCTCGGAGCAGCGAAAATAATAGCTGAGCATGAAAACGAGCTCCCTAACAAAGTGAGATTACTCTTTCAGCCAGCAGAGGAGGGAGGAAATGGAGCATTGAAGATGATAGAAGGAGGAGCTCTTGAAGGAGTTAATGCCATCTTTGGCATCCACGTATGGATGGAACTGCCGAGCGGTGTTGTTGGAATTAGAGAAGGGCCTTTCATGGCAGGAGTTGGGAGGTTTGAGGTAGAGATAGAAGGCAAAGGGGGTCATGGGGCTTCACCTCACGAAACCATCGATCCAATTCCAATTGCGGCTCAAGTGATCTTAGCTTTCCAAACAATCATAAGCAGAAACCTTAATCCTCTAGAGAGTGGGGTTGTGAGCGTAGGCTCAATAAAAGCCGGAGAGGCCTTTAACGTGATTCCAGAGAGAGTTTATATGAGCGGCACCTACAGATTCTTCACGTCAGAAACAAAAAGCCTTATTGAAAAAAGAATTGAAGAGATTTTAAAGGGCACAACATTAGCTAACAATGCTTCGTATGGGCTTAAAATAGAAGAAGTTGGCCCTCCAACGATAAACGACCCAGAAATGGTATCTCTTGCTAGAAAGGTTGCCCAAAATCTCGGACTGAAAGTAGAAGAAGTTCCAAAGACCATGGGGGCTGAAGACTTTGCATTCTACCTCCAAAAGGTACCGGGAGCATTTATAGCTCTGGGCATTAAAAATGAGGAAAAGGGAATAATCTATCCTCACCACCATCCAAGATTTAATGTTGACGAAGACGTGTTACACTTGGGAACTGCATTGGAAGTTGGATTAGTTTTTGAAAGAATTTGA
- a CDS encoding MATE family efflux transporter: MDGEKIQAMRQEIVEGNIEKTMLKLAYPLIINNMVQVLYNLTDTFWLGRLGTEELSAPGTAWPLVWFFMSIGMGFATAGFAFVSQYIGARDYEKANRAAGALYSLMMFFAIFVAIFGLLIAPFALKFMKVTPEVYPFALNYIRVIFIGIPFSFTLFAFNFLLRAVGDTKTPVKINMFTVFLNIILDPLLIFGWLGFPRLGVIGAAVATMFSNSVGSLIGGYLLFKGRVGIHLTLENLKPEWDFYARIFRVGLPSSVGFSTDAFGFVVLTRIIYIYGTVAFATYTIGNRLTNFMFAIANGISQAMGTMVGQNVGAEKYERAKKIAERAMLTNLIVLTVGTAIVVAFRAQIFGFFVKDERVLAESAKFVRYFAFSLPFFGIFSAVSNVFQSSGHTKKSMILGMVRLWLLRIPLAYSLGKFMADTTGVWLGMGLSNFLAALIGFAWFLKGSWMKRIIDH; encoded by the coding sequence ATGGACGGAGAGAAGATTCAAGCAATGAGGCAGGAGATAGTGGAGGGCAACATAGAGAAAACCATGCTTAAGTTAGCCTACCCTTTAATAATCAACAACATGGTTCAAGTTCTTTATAACCTCACAGATACTTTCTGGCTTGGAAGATTAGGTACGGAAGAACTCTCCGCCCCAGGGACGGCTTGGCCTCTCGTGTGGTTTTTTATGAGCATTGGAATGGGCTTTGCGACTGCGGGTTTTGCCTTTGTGAGCCAATATATTGGGGCTAGGGATTACGAGAAGGCTAATAGAGCTGCTGGGGCATTATATTCCTTGATGATGTTCTTTGCTATATTTGTGGCCATTTTTGGACTTTTGATCGCACCTTTCGCCCTTAAGTTCATGAAGGTCACGCCTGAGGTTTATCCTTTTGCTTTGAACTATATTAGAGTGATTTTCATAGGTATACCCTTCTCCTTTACTTTGTTTGCATTTAATTTCCTTCTCAGGGCAGTTGGGGATACAAAAACTCCTGTGAAAATCAACATGTTCACTGTTTTCCTTAACATTATTTTAGACCCCCTCTTGATTTTTGGTTGGTTGGGGTTTCCGAGGCTTGGAGTTATAGGGGCTGCAGTGGCAACAATGTTTTCAAATAGTGTTGGTTCTTTGATTGGAGGATATCTACTGTTTAAGGGAAGAGTGGGGATTCATCTTACTTTGGAGAATCTCAAGCCAGAGTGGGATTTCTATGCCAGGATTTTCAGAGTGGGACTGCCCTCAAGTGTGGGCTTTTCTACGGATGCCTTTGGCTTTGTTGTACTTACGAGGATAATCTACATCTATGGAACCGTCGCCTTCGCCACCTATACCATAGGAAACCGTCTTACAAATTTTATGTTCGCTATAGCTAACGGAATAAGCCAAGCAATGGGAACCATGGTGGGCCAGAACGTTGGTGCCGAGAAATATGAGAGGGCAAAGAAAATAGCAGAGAGAGCCATGCTGACCAATTTAATTGTCTTAACTGTTGGAACTGCTATAGTGGTAGCGTTCAGAGCCCAAATATTTGGATTTTTCGTGAAGGATGAAAGGGTTTTAGCGGAAAGTGCTAAGTTTGTTAGGTATTTTGCATTTTCCTTGCCGTTTTTTGGCATTTTTTCCGCTGTAAGCAACGTATTTCAGAGCTCTGGACATACCAAAAAGAGCATGATACTTGGTATGGTAAGGTTGTGGTTACTTAGAATCCCCCTTGCATACAGCCTCGGAAAGTTTATGGCAGATACAACTGGAGTATGGCTTGGAATGGGTTTAAGTAACTTTCTGGCGGCATTAATTGGCTTTGCTTGGTTCCTTAAGGGGAGCTGGATGAAGAGGATAATAGACCATTAA
- the ppsA gene encoding phosphoenolpyruvate synthase produces the protein MEYRFIKWFEELRKEDVPLVGGKGANLGEMTNAGIPVPPGFCVTAEAYKYFVENVRVEDGRTLQEWIMDIISKTNVDDSKQLQENTAKIREKIISLEMPEEIAKEIEQAYKELSQRFGKDEVYVAVRSSATAEDLPEASFAGQQETFLDVLGADDVKDKVKRCWASLWTARATFYRAKQGFDHSKVYLSAVVQKMVNSETSGVMFTANPVTNDRNEIMINASWGLGEAVVSGAVTPDEYIVEKGTWKIKEKFIAKKEIMIVRNPETGKGTVKVPVAEYLGPEYVEKQVLTDEQIIEVAKMGAKIEEHYGWPQDIEWAYDKDDGKLYIVQSRPITTLKEAESAATEAAETEEAEVILKGLGASPGIGAGRVVVIFDASEIDKVKEGDVLVTTMTNPDMVPAMKRASAIVTDEGGRTSHAAIVSRELGIPAVVGTKEATKKLKTGDYVTVDGTRGVVYKGIVKSLVEKKEEAAAGAAGGQVVVAGAPLITATKVKVNVSMPEVAERAAATGADGVGLLRAEHMILSIGQHPVKFIKEGKEEELVEKLAEGIRTVAAAFYPRPVWYRTLDAPTNEFKEMPGGEDEPDERNPMLGWRGIRRSLDQPELLKAEFKAIKKVVEEGYNNIGVMLPLVGHPEQIRKAKKIALEVGLVPHKDVEWGVMIEVPAAALIIEELIKEGIDFISFGTNDLTQYTLAIDRDNDRIAYLYDETHPAVLKLIKHVIKVCKKHGVETSICGQAGSDPKMAKILVRLGIDSISANPDAVELIRKVVAQEEQKIIFEAARKKLFGEEDELEF, from the coding sequence ATGGAATATAGATTCATAAAGTGGTTTGAAGAATTGAGAAAAGAAGACGTCCCACTTGTGGGTGGAAAAGGTGCAAACCTTGGAGAAATGACAAACGCTGGAATTCCAGTCCCACCAGGGTTCTGTGTTACAGCTGAAGCGTACAAATACTTTGTTGAAAACGTTAGGGTTGAAGACGGAAGAACTCTCCAAGAGTGGATTATGGACATTATAAGCAAAACCAATGTTGATGACAGCAAGCAGCTCCAGGAGAACACCGCTAAGATTAGGGAAAAGATAATCTCACTTGAAATGCCTGAGGAGATTGCCAAGGAGATTGAGCAAGCCTATAAGGAGCTCAGCCAAAGGTTTGGCAAAGATGAGGTTTATGTAGCTGTTAGGAGCTCTGCTACAGCAGAAGATCTCCCAGAGGCTTCATTCGCCGGACAGCAGGAGACTTTCTTGGATGTTCTTGGTGCAGATGACGTTAAGGATAAGGTAAAGAGATGCTGGGCTTCACTTTGGACCGCAAGAGCTACATTCTACAGGGCAAAGCAAGGATTTGACCACTCAAAGGTTTACTTGAGCGCTGTTGTTCAAAAGATGGTTAACAGCGAGACAAGCGGTGTTATGTTTACCGCAAACCCCGTCACAAACGATAGAAATGAGATAATGATCAACGCAAGCTGGGGACTTGGTGAGGCTGTTGTTAGCGGTGCCGTAACTCCAGATGAGTACATTGTCGAAAAGGGCACCTGGAAGATTAAGGAGAAGTTCATTGCCAAGAAAGAGATAATGATTGTTAGAAACCCAGAGACCGGTAAGGGAACCGTCAAGGTTCCAGTTGCTGAGTATCTTGGCCCAGAATACGTTGAAAAGCAAGTCCTCACCGATGAGCAGATAATTGAAGTTGCAAAGATGGGTGCCAAGATTGAGGAGCACTACGGATGGCCACAAGACATTGAGTGGGCTTACGATAAGGACGACGGCAAGCTCTACATCGTCCAGAGCAGGCCTATTACCACACTCAAAGAGGCCGAGAGTGCCGCTACCGAAGCCGCTGAGACTGAAGAAGCCGAGGTCATTCTCAAGGGTCTTGGTGCCTCACCAGGTATCGGTGCTGGTAGAGTGGTTGTTATATTTGATGCTAGCGAGATCGACAAAGTTAAGGAAGGAGACGTCCTTGTAACAACAATGACAAACCCAGACATGGTTCCTGCAATGAAGAGAGCCTCTGCTATTGTCACTGACGAAGGTGGAAGAACCAGCCACGCTGCTATCGTTTCAAGAGAACTTGGTATCCCAGCTGTTGTTGGTACCAAAGAGGCTACCAAGAAGCTTAAGACCGGCGACTACGTCACAGTTGATGGTACTAGAGGTGTCGTCTATAAGGGCATAGTCAAGAGCCTCGTTGAGAAGAAGGAAGAAGCAGCTGCTGGAGCCGCTGGTGGTCAAGTAGTAGTTGCAGGCGCTCCACTTATCACTGCAACCAAGGTCAAGGTCAACGTTTCAATGCCAGAGGTAGCCGAGAGGGCCGCAGCAACTGGAGCAGATGGTGTTGGTTTGCTTAGAGCAGAGCACATGATCCTCAGCATTGGTCAGCACCCAGTTAAGTTCATCAAAGAAGGAAAGGAAGAGGAACTTGTCGAAAAGCTTGCCGAAGGTATTAGAACTGTCGCAGCTGCCTTCTATCCAAGGCCAGTGTGGTACAGAACACTTGACGCTCCAACCAACGAGTTCAAGGAAATGCCAGGTGGAGAAGACGAGCCAGATGAGAGAAACCCAATGCTTGGATGGAGGGGAATTAGGAGAAGCCTTGATCAGCCAGAACTACTCAAGGCCGAGTTTAAGGCTATTAAGAAGGTCGTCGAGGAAGGTTACAACAACATTGGCGTCATGCTTCCACTTGTGGGCCACCCAGAGCAGATCAGGAAGGCTAAGAAAATTGCTCTCGAAGTCGGTCTCGTTCCACACAAGGACGTTGAATGGGGTGTTATGATAGAGGTTCCAGCAGCAGCTCTCATCATAGAAGAGCTCATTAAGGAGGGCATCGACTTTATAAGCTTCGGTACAAACGACCTTACCCAGTACACCCTTGCTATAGATAGAGACAACGACAGAATAGCTTACCTCTACGATGAGACCCACCCAGCAGTGCTCAAACTCATCAAGCATGTCATTAAGGTCTGTAAGAAGCACGGAGTTGAGACCAGCATCTGTGGACAAGCTGGAAGTGATCCAAAGATGGCTAAGATACTCGTAAGGCTTGGCATTGACAGCATCTCAGCCAACCCAGATGCAGTAGAGCTCATCAGAAAGGTTGTTGCTCAAGAAGAGCAGAAGATTATCTTCGAGGCAGCCAGAAAGAAGCTCTTTGGAGAAGAGGACGAGCTCGAGTTCTGA
- a CDS encoding 60S ribosomal export protein NMD3, giving the protein MSERFCYRCGISENEGGPLIDGLCQVCFRKENPVLLIEDEINTELCQNCGSYKVRGTWVDPKTYNLEELIFEVADNALIENLLLDERVKEVKIVPKEELEEIEEVPVGTAYVSFEPIEWHIEYFPAIINYEVEVKARIHEMQKELHHEKKMVTVYVRQTVCPRCQKFLGGYFEAILQVRAEDRVLTKEEKDEISKLVEEKVDEIMKRDRMGFIQDTVEKEEGIDFYMGSTSAARKLAQAIRDKYGGSISEAYQLIGQDRMTSKEVYRTSVSVRIPKFRKGDIVGDKKGNIYRVEDVNGKGLFLKNLSTHENEHKDWKSAKRDEIDTVEHERLEAMATSSTPREVQFMDMNSYETFELEKPEIEVKEGEIYRLVRVKGKYYIEGKK; this is encoded by the coding sequence ATGAGCGAGAGATTTTGTTACAGATGTGGGATTAGCGAGAACGAAGGGGGGCCGTTGATAGACGGCCTCTGTCAGGTATGCTTTAGAAAGGAAAACCCCGTGCTTCTCATAGAAGATGAAATAAATACCGAGCTCTGTCAAAACTGTGGGAGCTATAAGGTTAGGGGGACATGGGTAGATCCAAAAACTTACAACCTTGAAGAGCTTATCTTTGAAGTTGCCGATAATGCTCTCATTGAAAACCTCCTCCTTGATGAGAGAGTTAAAGAGGTAAAAATTGTTCCGAAAGAGGAGTTGGAGGAAATTGAAGAAGTGCCCGTAGGAACTGCATATGTGAGCTTTGAGCCAATTGAGTGGCACATAGAGTACTTTCCGGCAATAATCAACTATGAAGTGGAAGTTAAAGCGAGAATTCACGAAATGCAAAAGGAGCTTCACCATGAGAAGAAGATGGTAACAGTCTATGTAAGGCAAACAGTATGTCCAAGGTGCCAAAAATTCCTAGGAGGTTATTTTGAGGCAATTTTGCAGGTTAGAGCTGAAGATAGAGTCTTAACAAAAGAAGAGAAAGATGAAATCTCAAAACTAGTTGAGGAAAAAGTTGACGAAATAATGAAGCGCGACAGAATGGGCTTCATCCAAGATACTGTTGAAAAAGAAGAAGGAATAGACTTCTACATGGGATCAACAAGTGCTGCAAGAAAGCTTGCCCAAGCGATAAGGGATAAATATGGCGGGAGTATAAGTGAGGCTTATCAGCTGATTGGGCAGGACAGAATGACGAGCAAGGAAGTTTATAGGACAAGTGTTAGCGTTAGAATCCCAAAGTTTAGAAAAGGAGACATAGTGGGGGACAAAAAAGGCAACATATACAGGGTTGAAGATGTGAACGGAAAAGGGCTGTTCTTAAAGAACCTCTCCACTCACGAAAATGAACACAAAGACTGGAAAAGTGCAAAACGAGATGAAATAGACACAGTAGAGCACGAGAGACTGGAAGCTATGGCAACAAGTTCAACTCCGAGAGAAGTCCAGTTTATGGATATGAACAGCTATGAGACCTTTGAGCTCGAAAAACCAGAAATTGAAGTAAAGGAAGGAGAAATTTACAGGCTCGTTAGGGTTAAAGGGAAATATTATATTGAAGGGAAAAAGTGA
- a CDS encoding DUF424 domain-containing protein — MKIYVKVYRVQGEVLVAACDEELLGKTFREGELKLEVKERFYKGELREVEELESLLEEATIANLTGERCVKKAIELGYVDEKRVLYIQGVPHAQMAKLL, encoded by the coding sequence ATGAAAATCTATGTCAAGGTCTATCGTGTTCAAGGAGAAGTTCTTGTTGCCGCATGTGATGAAGAGCTGTTGGGTAAAACCTTCAGAGAAGGCGAGCTCAAATTAGAGGTAAAAGAGAGATTCTACAAAGGTGAACTCAGAGAAGTTGAAGAGCTTGAGTCCCTGCTGGAAGAGGCCACAATAGCAAATCTCACCGGAGAGAGGTGCGTAAAAAAAGCCATTGAGCTGGGCTATGTAGATGAAAAGAGAGTCCTTTACATCCAAGGAGTCCCTCATGCCCAAATGGCAAAGCTGTTATGA
- a CDS encoding ArnT family glycosyltransferase, translated as MHVNKVKRVVGSNLVLVCIFLVALSLSLLFQPPKLSITYDEALYMIIARNLAKDVSSFTYQGAYMMYRPPLYPYTLSIFYRLFSYDHHLRIARVISAIFYALTATLVYLFTVGLFKDQKKGVAASIFYILNPLSFTMSNRALVHSEFSFFYTLAVFLLYKGYRDRNNKTIYASFVSAGLAVLTRYTGLSIIGVFVAYLYLISHWNWLRKRETYIGFALFALTLAPWLYLAHTRYDGALKPFSVAMAVVTKDTPVSTFRYLSEVLEILGVPIIILTLLGFGSLKKDDIGWLTISWGIVGIFGILTVTHKEPRFLTFLMPLVGILCAQGVFSVSELFFKHVSFLNRFKMVFLVLIIGIGLVSSIHHLLQYKQTWDIQYLEEGKAFQYASENFNPRFIGVSPRLYTLAGYYFPNSRVYPLLLTDYIKTSVKNGRFDLIVWQCRNSIIKDIEESHKYKLVNEFNDGKIKIFVKITVASPPEATQSNYQEITKTN; from the coding sequence ATGCATGTTAATAAAGTGAAGAGGGTTGTTGGGAGCAATTTGGTTTTAGTTTGCATATTTCTAGTGGCTTTGAGTCTAAGCTTACTTTTTCAGCCTCCTAAGTTGAGTATAACCTACGATGAGGCTCTCTACATGATCATTGCAAGAAACCTCGCAAAGGATGTCTCGAGCTTTACATATCAAGGAGCATATATGATGTACCGCCCTCCTCTATACCCCTACACCCTCTCAATTTTTTATCGCCTTTTTAGCTATGATCATCACCTGAGAATAGCGAGAGTAATTTCTGCAATTTTCTACGCACTAACCGCCACGTTAGTATACCTCTTCACAGTAGGGCTTTTCAAGGATCAGAAGAAAGGTGTTGCTGCAAGTATCTTCTACATTCTAAACCCCTTAAGCTTCACAATGTCAAATAGGGCCCTAGTCCACAGCGAGTTTTCCTTTTTCTACACTTTAGCAGTTTTTTTATTATACAAGGGATATAGGGACAGAAACAATAAAACAATTTATGCATCCTTCGTATCAGCAGGTTTGGCAGTTTTAACACGTTATACGGGACTTTCCATAATTGGAGTTTTTGTAGCATATCTATACTTAATCTCCCACTGGAACTGGCTCAGGAAGAGAGAAACTTACATAGGATTTGCACTCTTTGCCTTAACTCTAGCACCTTGGCTGTATTTAGCTCACACTCGTTATGATGGTGCTCTTAAACCATTCTCAGTTGCAATGGCGGTTGTTACAAAAGATACACCAGTTTCAACATTCAGGTACCTTAGTGAAGTTTTGGAAATCTTAGGAGTTCCAATCATAATATTAACCCTCTTAGGATTTGGAAGTCTTAAAAAAGACGATATTGGGTGGTTGACAATCAGCTGGGGAATTGTTGGCATCTTTGGGATATTAACCGTCACGCACAAAGAGCCAAGATTTCTGACTTTTCTAATGCCTCTAGTGGGAATCCTTTGTGCACAAGGTGTTTTCTCGGTGAGTGAGTTATTTTTCAAGCACGTTTCATTTTTAAACCGATTCAAAATGGTGTTTTTAGTTCTAATTATTGGAATTGGTCTTGTATCATCTATCCATCATTTGCTTCAATATAAGCAAACTTGGGACATTCAATACCTTGAAGAGGGGAAGGCTTTTCAATATGCTAGTGAGAACTTCAATCCGAGGTTTATTGGAGTAAGCCCTAGACTTTACACTCTGGCTGGTTATTACTTCCCTAACTCCAGAGTTTATCCCTTGCTCTTGACAGATTACATAAAAACTAGCGTTAAGAATGGGAGGTTTGACTTGATAGTGTGGCAGTGTAGAAACAGTATAATAAAAGATATAGAGGAATCCCACAAATACAAACTCGTCAATGAATTCAATGATGGAAAAATAAAGATTTTTGTCAAGATAACTGTGGCATCACCTCCTGAAGCCACTCAGTCAAATTACCAAGAGATTACGAAAACAAATTGA
- a CDS encoding phospholipase D-like domain-containing protein encodes MSMENKNVFALIVVIAFLGFVVNYYTDHYRGGEIYEAANRGFTLLTQGFNVTVFVETVDGKTLEGELFSVSGSTIYIIKDGKTLAIGGPSATKEDIRAKHIEIKAKGSVYVYELPPRSGKCSEVIEQLKVDAYSERFSGIIFVKGLTDPIEIGKLKYNVDYLTYGSIDVKQSLQDGVILTAGMVPIEMLEKYIGDKEVYMYGTLYVNSEERNLPLRVLGVKTL; translated from the coding sequence ATGAGCATGGAGAATAAAAACGTCTTTGCGCTAATAGTTGTAATTGCTTTCCTTGGCTTTGTGGTTAATTACTACACCGACCACTATCGAGGCGGAGAAATCTACGAAGCCGCGAATAGAGGCTTTACTTTACTCACACAAGGATTTAACGTTACTGTTTTTGTGGAAACTGTGGATGGAAAAACTTTAGAGGGCGAGCTTTTTTCGGTTAGCGGCTCAACAATTTACATCATCAAGGATGGAAAGACGCTTGCTATAGGGGGACCATCCGCCACAAAGGAGGATATAAGGGCAAAGCATATTGAGATTAAAGCAAAGGGAAGTGTTTACGTTTATGAGCTCCCTCCCAGGAGCGGCAAGTGCAGTGAAGTCATTGAGCAACTCAAGGTGGACGCCTACTCCGAGCGCTTTTCGGGGATAATATTCGTAAAGGGCCTTACTGACCCCATAGAGATAGGAAAGCTCAAATACAACGTGGATTACCTCACTTATGGTTCCATTGATGTAAAGCAGTCCCTCCAAGATGGCGTGATTTTGACGGCAGGAATGGTGCCAATTGAGATGCTGGAGAAGTACATTGGAGATAAGGAAGTTTACATGTACGGGACGCTCTACGTGAACTCAGAGGAGCGCAATTTGCCCCTCAGGGTGCTAGGGGTGAAGACCCTATGA
- a CDS encoding MATE family efflux transporter, with amino-acid sequence MTRIEEMRTEILEGNIEKTLFKLSWPLILNNLVHVLYNITDTFWLGKIGREALSALGVSWPLIGTLMNLGQGFAVAGFAFVGQYIGAKLYDRANRAAGALYSLVLFFASLTALIGFFITPKALEFMKVTQNVYPYALTLSSESLAL; translated from the coding sequence ATGACTAGAATAGAAGAGATGAGAACGGAAATTCTGGAAGGAAATATCGAGAAAACTCTCTTCAAGTTATCTTGGCCTTTAATCCTTAATAACCTTGTTCATGTACTCTACAATATAACCGATACTTTCTGGCTTGGAAAAATTGGAAGAGAAGCTCTTTCTGCTCTAGGTGTTTCTTGGCCGTTAATTGGAACTCTCATGAACCTCGGCCAAGGATTTGCCGTTGCTGGCTTCGCTTTTGTTGGTCAATACATAGGGGCAAAGTTGTATGATAGAGCTAATAGAGCTGCTGGGGCATTATATTCTCTGGTTCTATTTTTTGCATCCTTAACAGCGCTTATAGGGTTTTTTATAACCCCTAAAGCCCTGGAATTTATGAAAGTTACTCAAAATGTTTATCCCTATGCCCTTACTCTCTCTTCTGAAAGCCTTGCCCTTTAG
- a CDS encoding phosphate signaling complex PhoU family protein, translated as MEFRKIQFTGRSSYIISLPKKWVKENNLKQGDVVPIVINPDGSLLILPKEPKEVSESKELVISKDISPDMAVRLLISAYIQGYDVIDVKFTEDMPLYKVKIRGTIQNLPGLEIILEEPLRITSKSLLADEEVNLREIIERLTSILISMIEDLMLISEFEKKEVLRDINGLENELDRFYFLTLRAVNKILSGGSIVKDGGLIKRNFDLLGVLFIVRNIERIGDHMVRIAENFDPDLDIAYLKGILQKVMAQIAQKDLKKIDEIMLELKAHIKSIDYRKSVAMDSYRRILEYLENIGETIINMSLS; from the coding sequence ATGGAGTTCAGGAAGATACAGTTTACTGGACGGAGCTCATACATAATCTCGCTTCCAAAAAAGTGGGTTAAGGAAAATAACTTGAAGCAGGGGGATGTCGTCCCGATAGTGATCAATCCCGATGGATCTTTGTTAATACTTCCCAAGGAACCAAAAGAAGTTAGCGAGAGCAAGGAGCTTGTAATTTCTAAGGATATTTCACCAGACATGGCGGTTAGGCTTCTGATTTCTGCATACATACAAGGGTATGACGTTATTGATGTAAAATTTACAGAGGACATGCCCCTGTATAAGGTAAAGATACGGGGGACAATCCAGAACCTTCCGGGATTGGAAATAATCTTGGAGGAACCCCTTAGGATCACGAGCAAAAGCCTATTGGCGGATGAGGAGGTAAACCTGAGGGAAATAATAGAGAGACTGACTTCTATCTTAATTTCGATGATAGAGGACTTAATGCTTATAAGTGAATTCGAAAAGAAAGAAGTTCTCAGAGATATCAACGGGCTGGAAAACGAACTGGATCGCTTTTATTTCCTAACGCTGAGAGCGGTAAACAAAATACTCTCAGGGGGCAGCATAGTAAAGGATGGAGGACTAATAAAGAGGAATTTTGACCTTTTAGGGGTTCTCTTTATAGTACGCAATATTGAAAGAATAGGCGATCACATGGTTAGAATAGCTGAAAACTTCGATCCGGATTTGGATATTGCGTACTTAAAGGGGATACTCCAAAAAGTCATGGCTCAGATAGCCCAAAAAGATCTAAAAAAGATCGATGAGATAATGCTTGAGCTAAAGGCCCATATAAAGTCAATAGACTACAGAAAATCCGTTGCTATGGACAGCTATCGGAGGATACTGGAATACCTTGAGAACATAGGAGAGACAATAATAAACATGAGCCTGAGTTAA